One Penaeus monodon isolate SGIC_2016 chromosome 42, NSTDA_Pmon_1, whole genome shotgun sequence genomic window, TACAGATATTCTTTGTATATTAAACCTTATTATTCCATAAGCTGtacatattctctctttcttctctctctctctctccctccctccctctttccctccctctctccatccatccctctaaCACTTCCACTTCcaattcccttcttctccccctccctctctctctaccccctccctctccccctccctctctctctacccctccctctcccctctctctctctctatcccctccctctccccctacctctctctctaccccttctctctctcacaccctctttccctctcccccttcccccctctccctttctctctctccctctctctctctttctctctctctctctcaagaacagACAACTTCTCTCGTCGTCTTCGCCTTCACCCTgacttcaaccccctcccccccttgccctcatgccctggctgccccccccccccccacgcccacgttGGCACCACGTCCGTCGGAGCGAATTAAAGAGCCGCTTCCTGATGCTCTCAGGAtgcgcgggggggcggggggggggcggaaggggagggaggaggagaagaagaagaagaaaaagaggagagggaaggggagaagaagaaaaaaagaagaaggaagtggagaaggaggaggaagaggaggaggggggggaggaagaagaggagggggggagggggaggaacttaaaagaggagaaaaatgaggaggagaatgagaaagaagaagaagaagaagaagaagaagaagaagaagaagaagaagaagaagaagaagaagaaaacgaagacgaagaagaagaagaagaagaagaagaagaagaagaagaaaacgaagacgaagacgaagacgaagaagtagaagaagaagaagaaaaggaagagaagaaggaagaagaagataatgaggatgaagaaggaggaggaggagaagataaataatcagaatgaaaaagagaaaggcaaagaggagacggaaaagatcaatattaataataattataagaagaaagaagaatcaaGCGATGaatatgagagaagaagaaaaaagaagaagcagaagacaaagagaaagaaaatgaaaagggagaaggagaagaagacgaaaagggaaaagaaaaaggaaaaggaaaatcagaagaaaaagaagaaggaaaaaaggaaggaaaagaagaaggaaaataagaagaaaaaaagaagaaaggagacgaaaatgataaaagaacagagaaagacacagagacagatagaagaaatactaaaaaagaaaataaacaaataaataaataaagcaatgaGGAATATTCATAAAATCTGGAATATTTATTTAATTCCGTGAGTggttagaaagatagagaaatactCCATTATTTTACGACTTTTGAAGACTTCCTCTCGGCTTCCTTCTCCGTTCTCTGTTCTTCGTTAAATTCTTcctgtttatgcatatttatgagGAGGAAAATAGCCTTCCATTTCGGTAATTTGTCCGTCTGATGAGGAGATCTTGAAGGACTCGAAACGTGTGATTTCATTTCGTTACTTGTGGCtgtgtttccttttcatttttgtgtacacgttttttttttttttgtgtgtgtgtgtgtgtgtttgggtttgtgtgtgtgtgtttgggtttgtgtgtgtgtgtttgggtttgtgtgtgtggtgtgtgtgtgtttgggtttgtgtgtgtgtgcgttgtatgtgtgtgtgtttgggttgtggtgatggtgttgtttgtttgtttgtgttttgttttgttttagtgtgtttgtttgtttgtctgtgtgctgtgtgtgtattatgtgtatgtatgtgtatgtttgtgtgtgtgtgtatgtgtgtgtgtgttagtgatgtgtgtgtatgtgtgtgctgttgtttgtgtgtggtgtgtgtgtggtgtgtggtgtgtgtgtgtgtgtgtgtgtgtgtgtgtgtgtgtgcgcgcgcgcgtgcatgtgagCAATTACGTTTACCTTTGCATGCGCATTGAAACAACCCTCGACAGACATACccagacaaaacacaaaaccacatcaAGCCAAACATCCACATAAATCCACATACATCCACATAAACGtaaagagacaggcagaaagacaggtaAGCCAGCATTGCAAGAGTGCAAGGCAAATGCTCCCTTTaagagaaacggggaaaaaaagacataaaaagaaaagaaaagaaaaaaaaactcttcataTGCACTAGTCTTTAAAGCAGAGACTCCAGCACATGACACACAGTCAACCACGCCAGTACAGCACGAATAAAACCCAGTTCACAAGGACCGTATTATATGAGAAACTACTGCACAGAAAACCCATGGCCGCTGAGTACAGGTAAGTCTCGGACATACTTCCATGTACCTGCAATATTGATTactcaggggagagagagagagagggtgacgtgggggagagaggggagagggactgagggagagggatgggggagatagggagagtgaaagacgtgggggagagggggagggagagggagagagagttgaagggtaatggggaaggtgagggatgggagagagagagagagagaggcgtgggggaggtggggagggagagagagaaacatgggccctgggtggagggggagagagagcaacctgggggaggggagagagagaaagacctagGCCCTGGGAcctggtgggaggaggagggggaggaggaggggaggaggagcgggagagtgatagagagagaggcctagggaaggaggaggaggttggaacGTTGGGGGAATGGCTTAGGTAAGTAAGCAGGGAGGGTCGTAGGTAGAGAAGGATGGGTAGGAGAAGGAGACCTCAGGAGAAGTAAGGGAAGGTTTGGGTAAGTAgacagagagggatgggggagggagatacGAGGGGTAGGGTAAGTaggcaaggaggaagggagggaggggacctAGAGAGTTGGGGTaaataggtagggagggagggacggggcagacctatggggagggaagggaagaaagagtggTAGGGAGGGTTGAGGTAAGTACGCCAGAGGGTAagcaggtgggggagggaggggggagagagataattgcatgggatgggaggagggggatcgAAGAAAATTGGAGAGCaagtaaagaaagataaaatgggggagaggtggggaaaatgataaaaagcaagaagggaaaagaaaaaaagagagaaagggggaacaaAGAGGAGTTCGGAAGAAGGCAGAAGGGGAGGAATTAACATGATGaacgagagaggaaatgaagggaaaatagcCGGGTacaaagtacaagaaaaaaaaaaaacacgtgaaagtgatgtgcgtacgtacgtatgttttttatgtacgtatgtatgtatgtacgttcatatgtaagaatgtatgtatgtgtgtgtgtgtgtgtgtgtgtgtgtgtgtgtgtgtgtgtgtgtgtgtgtgtgtgtgtgtgtgtgtgtgtgtgtgtgtgtgtgtgtgttgtgtgtgtgggtgtgggtatgtgtgtgtttgtgtgtgcgtgtatgtatgtatgtatgtatgtatgtatgtatgtatgtatgtatgtatgtatgcatgcatgcatgcatgcatgcatgcatgcatgcatgcatgtatgtatgtatgtatgtatgtatgtatgtatgtatgtatgtatgtatgcatgtatatatgtatacatactacgcatacatacatacgaacatcACTGATAACTTTTCGTGTTTGTGCacgtgtatatactatatatgaaacaagaaacaagcagaaagaaacagaaaagattttttttttgtatggttgtaAATAAAGCCACCACGCCATTTACAGGTCGTGACACCCGCACATATCGACTGCCAGCATTTACACCTTTTGCCAACATTCCCCAGGCGAAACCGCGCAATTATTAATTTCTAATAAACATTCTGTTTCTGTGTAACGCTACAGTTTTCTTAAATAATTTGACGGTAACGTGAGAAACTACTGAACTGTTGGATTCTGTCGTTAGATATTTAGGATTTACTTAGAATCAACACTTGTATTAGAAATATGCACAAACGCATgtgcactcgtgtgtgtgtgtgtgtgtgtgtgtgtgtgtgtgtgtgtgtgtgtgtgtgtgtgtgtgtgtgtgtgtgtgtgtgtgtgtgtgtgtgtgtgtgtgtgtgcgcgtgtgtgtgcgtgcgtgcacatttGTTCatttactgctactattaatgaACCCAAGAAATTGTTCAAATTccatgagtgagtgaatgagagaaagagagagagagagagagagagagaggagagagagagagagagaggggagggaggggtgagaggggtgagagggaaggaggagagagagagagaagaggggagggagggagggagggagggagggagagagagagagagaggggaggagagagggagggagaggaagagagagagagagagagagagagagagagagaggagaggagagagaggaggagagagagagagagagagagagggagagagagagagagagagagagagagagaggagagagagagaaaagagaggagagaggagagagagagagagagagacagaagcagagaacacagaacacacacacacaaaacacaacacacacacacaaaatagatatagtaatatatatatatatattatatgaatatagaataagatagagaatataataagaatttatatatgatatgatagatgaagatataatattatgataaggtaatggtaatagtatatgtatataatgtatatatatgaatataatagataatatagaatgataatagaaatgtataatagaatataatataatatatatattatatatatatatagaataaagtgggtgtgtgtggtgtgtgtgtgtgtgtgtgtgtgtgtgtgtgtggggtgtgtgtgggtgtacatacatatggtataatatatatatatagtaatatataaatatgaatataatatatataagtacataatttaaatataatatgtatatatgtatacatatctgtgtatgcttttatacatatatgtgtatacatacatacatacacacacacacacacacacacacacacacacacacacacacacacacacacacacacacacacacacacatatatgaatttatatataatatatatatatatatatatatatatatatatatatatatatatatatatatatatgtatctgtgtatgtatgtatgtgtatatatatatatatatatatatatatatatatatatttcttcatatatgttttatttgtttgtttgtgcgccaGCGATGAAAACGTGCGTGCCTGCCCCATGCGTGCGCGTGTCTCCGAGAGAAAGATAAACCAACGCTCTATTATAGACGAGCGCGGCAAAGGCATCGATATCTGGCGTTCGTTTCGCTGGGATTCCAATCCGATGTGCAAAGGCATGTTCGCTTCTGATCGATAATGTGCGTCGCAAAACTCTGGGTTGGCGTTTATCACAGTCCTTAAATTATTCGTGTGACTTGAGTGCAGTAGATTGATGAGAGATCTGCAGAGAGACGGTTATGAAAGGGGGTCGCGTAATTAGATCTCTTTAATCGAAACCGAAACTTGGTAGAAGTTTGGGACAAGTGGTAAAACTATGACAGTTGGTCATAACTAATCCACATTCCATGGCGGTGTGTGCGGTGCCATTTGTATCGATATGTTGataaaatgcacatacatacatatgaccacacacacacacaattgcacacgaacacacacacacgggcacgcacatccacacgcacacgcacacacacgcacacgcacacgaacacacacacacacacacacacacacacacacacacacacacacacacacacacacacacacacacacacacaccactcaaacacacacactgtgcaaCTGGAACACACGAAGCATGCAGGTGAATCAATACTACTCAATTTTTAAATGAATTCgtaaatgcaaaacaaaaaaaagaaaaaaaaatcggatagtGACATGCGAACATACCAATACGTCTTACCACACTTACATCTTTATATACACAAGACATCATAATAGAAAGTTGATAACCCTGCAACTGCTTAAATCTGATAACCCAGCAACTGCTCAAATCCAGTAATCTTGCACCTGTTCAAATCTGATAACCCTGCAACTTCttagacataataatatattagatataatcatTCTTCTGTTCAGATTTGAGAATGACAAAAGGACAAGGGTATtttgagaaagacagaaaaaaactgaaGATCGAGAATGGGAGGTGTTTTGAAGtccaagagaattttttttttcttttgaccctTTGGCAGAGACGAAATTGATTTGGCTTCCTTCCGCTCCCTTGTTCCCCTATCTTTCCCCGTAacacacatctccctctctcctcctcccttgcttCCGCACTTCCCCTCActatcccctctacccccccctctccatccctgtaacacccccttccccccttttcccctactacAGCCCCTGCCACTAACAGCAGCTTGATGTCCTACAGGTGAGCAGGACCCTGCAGGATGCCGGCGCCTCCTTCCACCGAAAACCTCCATTCCCGAGGTCCTCATCACCCccacgcactctccgtggaagtgTCTCCCCCCGAGGAGTACTTCCGCGGAGTGTCACCTCTCTGTCGCAAGATGCTGGATGACATGACGGCCGTCCGGGAGAAATGGGGTGACACGTGGAACGAACTTTCGTATCAGCAGCAGTGTCGCGTCATCGATCAGGCTATGGTGGACGAGGTGGGGGCTTCCCTTAAGATTgtacattgatttttttatttgtattcaagTTGTTGTCGATTGTTAttgtttcttcccttcccccctcccccattttggtCGTTTGTTTGGATGGTGAGGCTGGGTCGGAGGTTTctacctgtgtctgtctgtctctcctgtgTTGAGTTTTATGCTCCGTTCCCGGTATTGTTGTATCTCCCATTGTCCGAACCGGAATGTGTATTTAGTGCTCTACCCTAAACATTGACCTTCCCATTTAGTGAAGTCTTTTTCATTTTCGaatgaacctctctctctcatagattatttttaatattcacgAGAGATCCCACTGTGCACTCTTAAAATATTTTCAACATCCTCCCAAATACTTGGGTTTGCACACACTATCCCTTTCGACGTAGTCACTTATAAATGAAtttatctctaaaaaaaaaaaaaaaaaaaaaaaaaaaataaatatatatatatatatatatatatatatatatatatatatatatatatatatatatatatatatatatatatatcaacttaatATCCACCTGTGCACTTTGAAATTATTTCCCAACATCTTTCCACACGACCCCTCTCGCATCTGTAGCTGTACGTCCTCGCAAAGAATCTATCGACCGAAGCTGCCGTGGCCCAAATTGACTAACACGCTGAAGCCCATCTCATGACGTGGGGAGATTGGCGAATGTGCACCTCCTTCGCTCCTGTGACGAATCACAGCCACAAGAACGCAATACGCAGGGTTGCAAGAGTaactaaatacatacacacattcaaagGCACAATCAAATGCACAAACCCAAGGAGCCCATtcgaaaattgcaaaaaaaaaggaaacgcaagtaaatgcacaaacacactataACTGCCTGCTTAACTACACAAATACAAGACCTTCTAAAAGACCTTGCCATAACTGCCCAACGAGAATGCAAAGGACAACGACCCTAAAATATTTCTTGGTTGTTTACGATACCAACTCGCAAATTTatcgaaggtaaaaaaaaaatagccttgcCACACTGCATATCGGttttaagaataacaaaaacttAACATACGCATTCATAAATAAGTTCACACACTCTCGATCTGAAGGACTACTGTACTGAACTGAATGTTTATTTGGATATCAGCAGTGACTTTGTCTATCAACtgcaacttttattattttaaacgcTGTGTAACATCCTAGAGCCTAACGCACACTGACATCACTCGTAATActctaaataaaagtaaagataaagaatgaaaatataaaaatacacataaaaacatagataTCTAAAATTATCAAGCATAAATCCATCAAACACTTCTAATCTTCCAAACTCggtcacttttatatatatatatatatataatatatatatatatatatatatatatatatatatatatatatatatatatatatatatataacctccccGAAATCATTCTATATCCAACGACCATCATCCAAGAATAGCAACTAAGATATTTGAATGCGCCATTGCAGGGAATAAGAAATTGCTTGCTTTGAATTTTGCATGGAATGTTGCCGACGGTGTGTGGGATGCTTTTGTGCTTGCAAGACCCCGTTAGATTTGTTGATTCGTCGAAAATGTACGCTATTTTCAGTTCCATTCTTGATTGTTTTATGCCATGCTCTCAATATATGTTTGAGTGTGACCTACATCTCCCCATAATTATGTGTAGTTCGTTCAAAACGCACTTTCAAAGTGTGCTGCTTTACACCTGATGTTGCATTCGCTACATATAGAATAAATCCACAATACATGATAATATTATTCCTCCAATGCCTACATGTAACaatcacatttatataataacatagaaatttaaacaataaaaacacagcaACAACCACACCTACCACCCAATGACAACCGAACCTCATCTCTCAGCTAACATCATCCTCCCCACATCCTTCTCTCTCGcgccattctttaaaaaaaaggtacaaaaatcCTTCCTCCTCAGGCTACAGTCCGGAGGTACGAGGCCGGGGAGCACCGGGGAGCGTGCGAGGAGCCGGACTGCGAGTATTTTCCGAAGCTCAAGTTGCCGACGGGCCAGAAGGTCGTTTGCGACGAGAACCTCACCGCCAGAGGATTCGTGAGTAGAGTCGACTCCGTGCGCGTGcattgatagatacacacacgcacgtacacgcatgcacgtatacgcatgcacgtacacgcatgcacgctcacacacacacatacacgctcacatacacgctcacacacacacgcatgctcacacacacacacacacgcacgcacgtatgtacacacatatacgtgtgcatacatactgtgtatatatgtatatgtgtattaatatacatttatatatgtgtgtgtgtgtgtgtgtgtgtgtgtgtgtgtgtgtgtgtgtgtgtgtgtgtgtgtgtgtgtgtgtgtgtgtgtgtgtgtgtgtgtatgtatgtatgtgtgtgtgtatatatatattatatatatatatatatatatatatatatatatatatatgcatatgcatatgcttatgcatatatacatacacacacacacacacacacacacacacacacacacacacacacacacacacaaaaatatatatatatatatatatatatatatatatatatatatatatatatatatgcatatatatgcatatgtgtctatatacatgaaggtgtgtgtgtgtgtgtgtgtgtgtgtgtgtgtgtgtgtgtgtgtgtgtgtgtgtgtgtgtgtgtgtgtgtgtgtgtgtgtgtgtgttgtgtgtgtgtgtgtgtgtgtgtttgtgtgcatgtatttatgtatttatgtatgtatgcacatatgatgtatggagagagagagatagagagagagagagagagagagagagagagagagagagagagagagagagagagagagagagagagagagagagagagagaggtggagaaaaagaaaaaaaaaggagagaggaaagaaataagtGTCAACTCACAAACGGAGTTGGTCATGTAACTTATTAGCATATCAATTCTAAAAAGCTCGTGTTTACAGCTATGAATTGGATGCTCCAGCAGGCAGTACAAAGTTCGAATTTAGTCCATTTAGTTCCATTCCATACTTCCATTTAGTCGATTTCGTGTAACCTAAGCATtcagatgataatagaaaaaagaaaacctaatAATCTATGAGCTATGTGGAATGCTGGAAaatctatatatgaaaaatatctaGGCCAGGAACCGTCTAGAACATTGGTCCATTTTCTGCGGCCGGTTCTAGATCGCATGTGTCATCATCAATATAGTGGAGGGCTTCAAAATGAAAaatggagaatgagggagagggagagggagagggagagggagagggagagggagagggagagggagagggagatggacagggaaggggggatggagagggagaaggagaaggagagggagaggaagaaggacagacaaggagggatggagaggggagggagagggagagggagagggagagggaaaggaaaaggtaaagggaaagggaaagggagagggagaagaaggggaagagggagattaagagagaacagggaggaagagggagaaaagaggaagagatagggagaggaagagggcgggtgataggaagaggaagaaagagaggaaaaggaagaataagaataaaaaagagtggaaagggagagaacgaagaaaaaagtgaagggaagagtgagagagagagagagagagagagagagagagagagagagagagagagagagagagagagagagagagagagagagagaggagctattTGCATATAAACGCATATGCttataaaccattttttttttttttttttacatttccattACTCTGGTAGTTTATCTCAAGCATGCATCCCACTCTCCACATACTGCCAGACCCGCTCAATACCCAGACACTTCCGCCGTGACCCCGAATGCCCTGACCGTCGCCTCTCTTCCAGTCATGCAGCTGGCGCGATGAGCACTCCGCCCCCTTCTCGTGGCACACGCGCTCGCAGATGGATCTGACGCTCGACACGCCCCCGGCCACGCCTACTCACCCCAGCACCCCGACGGAGCCTCCGCCCACCACCGTCGAGGGCCAGGGGCGCGTGATCCCGGGCGGGCGCGCAGTGTACACCGCCCGCCCGGTGTCCCTCCCGCGGCCGCCGAGGTTCCGCTGGCACTACGACCCGCCCGGCAGCCCCGACCCGCCGGCCGTGGTGGTGGCGGCGCCGCGCTCGGCCACGCTGCCCTCCAACCTCAACCGCGAGTCCCGACGCGCCAACACCTCCAAGTACATGCTCATCCGGAACAAAGCGgacggcggcgagggcgggggcGGCATCCTGGCCAAGATCCGCGGTGCCGTCGCGGCCCTCACCGCCACCTGCCTGCCCCTGAAGGCCACCTCGGGGCAgaactccctcctctccctctacaacGCCCCCAAGGAGGGCGGGGAGCCGGAGCTGCGCCCCCCGCACGTGCGCGTGCAGGCGACGGAGCCGAAGGACCCCCAGGCGCTCTCGGGCCAGGTGCCGGAGCCCGCCGACGCGAACGGCAACCCCGGCGGCTTCGTCAATAACCCCCTGTCCGACCTGGCGTCCGACCCAGCGCTCGTCGGCTACTACTGCACCCTTcccgacgacgatgacgacgccCCCTACACGCCGCGCGCCGCCCTCCTGCCCGAAAGAACTCGGGCCACCGTAAACACGCCGGTCACGCCCGAGCTCGAGGCCTCCTACAGACAGATTCCCGACGGGGCCCCGGCGAGACTCTCGTCCGAAGGCCCCTCGACGGAGACCATCTCCTCGGCGTTCACTTCGCCCCTCTCGGCCTGCCTGCCCACGCCCGTGCCGACGCCCACGACCTGCGAGATCGCGAGGCCCAGCCTTGCAGAGGGCGCCTCTGCCACGCCAGCCGCCGCCCCGACCCCGCCGCCACCGCAGGCCCCGTCGCAGGAGGCCGCTTGCGTCCTGCGGCGTCCTCGGGAGAAGAACCCCTCGCCGGAACTGAGCGACAAGGAGCGCGACCTTCTAGAGGATTTCAACA contains:
- the LOC119599348 gene encoding nascent polypeptide-associated complex subunit alpha, muscle-specific form-like, whose product is MPAPPSTENLHSRGPHHPHALSVEVSPPEEYFRGVSPLCRKMLDDMTAVREKWGDTWNELSYQQQCRVIDQAMVDEATVRRYEAGEHRGACEEPDCEYFPKLKLPTGQKVVCDENLTARGFSCSWRDEHSAPFSWHTRSQMDLTLDTPPATPTHPSTPTEPPPTTVEGQGRVIPGGRAVYTARPVSLPRPPRFRWHYDPPGSPDPPAVVVAAPRSATLPSNLNRESRRANTSKYMLIRNKADGGEGGGGILAKIRGAVAALTATCLPLKATSGQNSLLSLYNAPKEGGEPELRPPHVRVQATEPKDPQALSGQVPEPADANGNPGGFVNNPLSDLASDPALVGYYCTLPDDDDDAPYTPRAALLPERTRATVNTPVTPELEASYRQIPDGAPARLSSEGPSTETISSAFTSPLSACLPTPVPTPTTCEIARPSLAEGASATPAAAPTPPPPQAPSQEAACVLRRPREKNPSPELSDKERDLLEDFNINLELSASEKRESNIPKTGFDFLDNW